A genomic segment from Cyanobium sp. NIES-981 encodes:
- a CDS encoding CDP-alcohol phosphatidyltransferase family protein: MRRLADGLTVLRALLGLPLLLALLTDRAVLAWLLLLAGGLSDWADGALARRAGGGTAWGARLDPLTDKILISAPLLWLGAKGVLPLLAVWVLLARELLISGWRAGQGSGGPASLGGKLKTVLQFASLLLLLWPWGGAGLLASVGWWLFWPSLLLALSSAWGYLRAG, translated from the coding sequence ATGCGACGCCTGGCCGACGGGCTCACCGTGCTGCGGGCCCTTCTGGGATTGCCGCTGCTTCTCGCCCTGCTCACCGATCGCGCGGTGCTGGCCTGGCTGCTGCTGCTGGCCGGCGGCCTCAGCGACTGGGCCGATGGCGCGCTGGCCCGGCGCGCCGGCGGCGGCACGGCCTGGGGCGCCCGGCTGGATCCCCTCACCGACAAGATCCTGATCAGCGCACCCCTGCTCTGGCTGGGGGCCAAGGGCGTGCTGCCGCTGCTGGCGGTGTGGGTGCTGCTGGCCCGCGAGCTGCTGATCTCAGGATGGAGGGCCGGTCAGGGCAGCGGCGGCCCGGCCTCGCTGGGAGGCAAGCTCAAGACGGTGCTGCAGTTTGCCAGCCTGCTGCTGCTGCTCTGGCCCTGGGGAGGCGCGGGGCTGCTGGCCAGCGTGGGCTGGTGGCTGTTCTGGCCGTCGCTGCTGCTGGCCCTCAGTTCCGCCTGGGGCTACCTGCGCGCCGGCTGA
- a CDS encoding CBS domain-containing protein translates to MTSPVLSVGVDTPLQEAVQLMSEHHIGGVPVLDGAGALVGELTEQDLMVRESGFDAGPYVMLLDAVIYLRNPLQWDKQVHQVLGSTVGEVMRKGCHTCGADLPLPAAARQLHESGTQRLFVVDDERRPVGVLTRGDVVRALASEG, encoded by the coding sequence ATGACCAGCCCGGTGCTGAGCGTGGGCGTGGACACACCCCTGCAGGAGGCGGTGCAGCTGATGAGTGAGCACCACATCGGTGGCGTGCCGGTGCTCGATGGGGCCGGCGCCCTGGTGGGCGAGCTCACCGAGCAGGACCTGATGGTGCGGGAGAGCGGCTTCGATGCCGGCCCCTACGTGATGCTGCTCGACGCGGTGATCTACCTGCGCAATCCCCTGCAGTGGGACAAGCAGGTGCATCAGGTGCTGGGCAGCACGGTGGGCGAGGTGATGCGCAAGGGCTGCCACACCTGTGGCGCCGATCTGCCGCTGCCGGCGGCGGCACGCCAGCTGCACGAGAGCGGCACCCAGCGCCTGTTCGTGGTGGATGACGAGCGGCGGCCCGTGGGGGTGCTGACCCGGGGGGATGTGGTGCGGGCCCTGGCCAGCGAGGGCTGA
- the pdeM gene encoding ligase-associated DNA damage response endonuclease PdeM, which yields MSGPAATPFLWRGHPLTLLADRAVWDPTQAVLLVADLHLGKAETFQSHGIPLPSDGDATTLNALLALAHRHQPRQVVVLGDLIHSRLGLTQELRSKLAALPALLGCPLRLIGGNHERGSWIEGLPQEPSLALGPWWLSHEPDPRQDRLNLCGHLHPVALVGRGRDRLRLPCFSYSLQQERLALPAFGALTGGHPLGSGEQQWLVVEGNVQAWPG from the coding sequence GTGAGCGGCCCCGCTGCCACCCCCTTCCTGTGGCGGGGCCATCCGCTCACCCTGCTGGCGGATCGCGCCGTGTGGGATCCGACGCAGGCTGTGCTGCTGGTGGCAGACCTGCACCTCGGCAAGGCCGAAACCTTCCAGAGCCATGGCATCCCCCTGCCCAGCGACGGCGATGCCACCACCCTGAACGCGCTGCTGGCGTTGGCCCATCGCCATCAGCCGCGGCAGGTGGTGGTGCTGGGCGACCTGATCCACAGCCGGCTCGGGCTCACCCAGGAGCTGCGCAGCAAGCTGGCCGCCCTGCCGGCGCTGCTGGGCTGTCCCCTGCGCCTGATCGGCGGCAACCACGAACGGGGCAGCTGGATCGAGGGGTTGCCCCAGGAACCGTCCCTGGCGCTCGGGCCCTGGTGGCTGAGCCATGAACCCGACCCCCGGCAGGACCGGCTCAACCTCTGCGGTCATCTCCATCCGGTGGCGCTGGTGGGGCGGGGGCGCGACCGCCTGCGCCTGCCCTGCTTCAGCTACAGCCTGCAGCAGGAACGGCTGGCCCTGCCGGCCTTTGGTGCCCTCACCGGCGGCCATCCCCTGGGCAGCGGCGAACAGCAGTGGCTGGTGGTGGAAGGAAACGTGCAGGCCTGGCCAGGCTGA
- a CDS encoding 4Fe-4S binding protein — protein MSSDPQDRLLKLAPHLVGRSRRGVVGGSRYARRLRDQIRAAAADPQRRPVLISGEPGLEKDNTAALIHFGSPQRRQLMLRLDGATLRSDGSTLFGPRDSDGVDALLDCLGSGSLLIDKVDQVPEELVPALLELAATGRWSAPGPGTSQRHFPGRLFFTAERALPRFDRVCTLIRVPPLRVRRQDLGEWLRYSVRLRARKLGWAPAPEVSEATVKRLQNHDFPNNLRELDEMVNRALQQCRREGTEQAMRGGGASQVLPEDVFWTRSRPARLRFDLWRWKPGLRDWMRAPQLWNTLLFGLVSWLFVLVNLWLWLGPQDRAHNGGLNLFWAWWWPLILLGYPLVGRLWCAFCPFMVWGEIAQRLARSLGWRPRAWPRGDTDRWAAPVLAAGFAAILLWEELADLENTAWLSSCLLLLITAGAVLGSLAFEKRFWCRHLCPVGGMNGLFAKLSVLELRAQAGTCSGSCSSYACFKGGPAEGEGLATAGCPLGTHPAHLEDNRNCVLCLTCAQACPHRSVQLRLRPPAADIQRDMGPPWGESGLILVLAGGVCLHHWQRLLGWWPLAPASLQAGSLLPRLAFGSLALAVPSLLFLALRPWLPRPQARLLLYALLPLLWGVLLARHLPLGMAEAGMLLPVSLMPLDASLVDPSLLGALPGWRADPHVVAFCQTAAVGLGSLGSLLLLRRVMRQRGPRLLLGSGAVLALSVLGRWLVAA, from the coding sequence GTGTCTTCTGATCCCCAGGACCGCCTCCTCAAGCTGGCCCCCCACCTGGTGGGCCGCTCCCGGCGCGGTGTCGTCGGCGGCAGCCGCTACGCCCGCCGGCTCCGGGATCAGATCCGTGCGGCGGCGGCGGATCCGCAGCGGCGGCCGGTGCTGATCAGTGGCGAGCCCGGCCTCGAAAAGGACAACACCGCCGCCCTGATTCATTTCGGTTCGCCGCAGCGGCGCCAGCTGATGCTGAGGCTGGACGGCGCCACCCTCCGGTCCGACGGCTCGACCCTGTTCGGCCCCAGGGACTCCGATGGCGTGGATGCGCTGCTCGATTGCCTGGGCTCGGGCTCCCTGTTGATCGACAAGGTCGACCAGGTTCCCGAGGAGCTGGTGCCCGCCCTGCTGGAGCTGGCCGCCACGGGGCGGTGGAGCGCGCCGGGGCCGGGCACCTCCCAGCGCCATTTCCCAGGCCGGCTCTTCTTCACCGCCGAGCGGGCGCTGCCCCGGTTCGACCGGGTCTGCACCCTGATCCGGGTGCCGCCCCTGCGGGTGCGGCGCCAGGACCTGGGGGAGTGGTTGCGCTACAGCGTCCGCCTGCGCGCCCGCAAGCTGGGCTGGGCACCGGCCCCGGAGGTCAGTGAAGCCACGGTGAAGCGTCTGCAGAACCACGACTTCCCCAACAACCTGCGGGAGCTCGATGAGATGGTGAACCGGGCGCTGCAGCAGTGCCGCCGTGAGGGCACCGAGCAGGCCATGCGGGGGGGTGGTGCCTCCCAGGTGCTGCCGGAGGATGTCTTCTGGACGCGATCCCGGCCGGCCCGCCTGCGTTTCGATCTCTGGCGCTGGAAGCCGGGGCTCCGCGACTGGATGCGGGCCCCGCAGCTGTGGAACACCCTGCTGTTCGGCCTGGTGAGCTGGCTGTTCGTGCTGGTGAATCTGTGGCTCTGGCTGGGGCCCCAGGACCGGGCCCACAACGGCGGCCTCAACCTGTTCTGGGCCTGGTGGTGGCCCCTGATCCTGCTGGGCTACCCCTTGGTGGGGCGGCTGTGGTGCGCGTTCTGTCCCTTCATGGTGTGGGGGGAGATCGCGCAGCGCCTGGCCCGCTCCCTGGGCTGGCGGCCCCGGGCCTGGCCCCGCGGCGACACCGATCGCTGGGCGGCGCCCGTCCTGGCCGCCGGCTTCGCCGCCATCCTGCTCTGGGAGGAGCTGGCCGATCTGGAGAACACGGCCTGGCTCAGCAGCTGCCTGCTGCTGTTGATCACCGCCGGCGCCGTGCTGGGCTCGCTGGCCTTCGAGAAGCGCTTCTGGTGCCGCCATCTCTGCCCGGTGGGGGGCATGAATGGCCTGTTCGCCAAGCTCTCGGTGCTGGAACTCCGGGCCCAGGCGGGCACCTGCAGCGGCAGCTGCAGCAGCTACGCCTGCTTCAAGGGCGGCCCCGCCGAAGGGGAAGGGCTGGCCACGGCGGGGTGCCCGCTGGGTACCCATCCCGCCCACCTGGAGGACAACCGCAACTGCGTGCTCTGCCTCACCTGCGCCCAGGCCTGCCCCCACCGCTCGGTGCAGCTGCGCCTGCGGCCCCCGGCCGCCGACATCCAGCGCGACATGGGGCCGCCCTGGGGCGAAAGCGGGCTGATCCTGGTGCTGGCTGGAGGGGTGTGCCTGCACCACTGGCAGCGGCTGCTGGGCTGGTGGCCCCTGGCGCCCGCCTCCCTGCAGGCCGGATCGCTGCTGCCCCGCCTGGCCTTCGGCAGCCTGGCGCTGGCCGTGCCTTCGCTGCTGTTCCTGGCCCTGCGGCCGTGGCTGCCGCGCCCCCAGGCACGCCTGCTCCTCTATGCCCTGCTGCCCCTCCTCTGGGGAGTGCTGCTGGCCCGCCACCTGCCGCTCGGCATGGCCGAGGCCGGGATGCTCCTGCCCGTGAGCCTGATGCCGCTGGATGCCTCGCTGGTGGATCCTTCCCTGCTGGGCGCCTTGCCCGGCTGGAGGGCTGATCCCCACGTGGTGGCCTTCTGCCAGACCGCCGCGGTGGGGCTCGGCAGCCTCGGATCGCTGCTCCTGCTGCGGCGCGTCATGCGCCAGCGGGGGCCGCGCCTGCTGCTGGGCTCCGGCGCGGTGCTGGCCCTCAGCGTCCTGGGCCGCTGGCTCGTGGCGGCGTAG
- a CDS encoding gamma-glutamylcyclotransferase, with product MVQGQPVFVYGTLKRGMANHAWLQRERFLSEAALPGAWLYDLGPFPMAVLAPSPGAEAAVRGEVFAVSAAALDALDRLEGAPRLFERHWLELSTGEPAWVYLGRSHQVRHSPRITSGCWQRPGRAERWTA from the coding sequence GTGGTGCAGGGGCAGCCGGTGTTCGTCTACGGCACGCTCAAGCGGGGCATGGCCAATCACGCCTGGCTGCAACGGGAGCGATTCCTCAGCGAAGCCGCACTGCCTGGCGCCTGGCTCTACGACCTCGGGCCCTTTCCGATGGCGGTGCTGGCACCTTCCCCAGGGGCCGAGGCGGCCGTGCGGGGTGAGGTCTTCGCGGTGAGTGCCGCCGCGCTGGACGCCCTGGATCGGCTCGAGGGCGCCCCCCGGCTGTTCGAGCGCCACTGGCTGGAACTCAGCACGGGTGAGCCGGCCTGGGTGTACCTGGGGCGCTCCCACCAGGTGCGCCACTCGCCCCGCATCACCTCCGGATGCTGGCAGCGACCCGGCAGGGCGGAACGATGGACGGCCTGA